One Coffea arabica cultivar ET-39 chromosome 5e, Coffea Arabica ET-39 HiFi, whole genome shotgun sequence DNA segment encodes these proteins:
- the LOC113743949 gene encoding uncharacterized protein: protein MSNNLSLRTILTDCKLNDTNFLDWHRNVLIVLTHEKIEYVLDGPMPQEPEPTAPAAVRNAYKKHKDDNREASCIMVASMTPQLQQQHMNMGAYDIVQHLRELFEQQSRTVRYDTSKELFRCKMAEGAPVAPHFVMNYQMNNLQHTLPQLLNVLKTAEKEIKKGKGSTGVLVVTSSKKRKRQE, encoded by the exons ATGAGTAACAATTTGAGCCTTCGTACTATTCTTACTGATTGCAAACTCAACGACACGAACTTTCTTGATTGGCATCGTAATGTCCTTATCGTTCTCACTCATGAGAAAATTGAGTATGTACTTGATGGTCCAATGCCTCAAGAGCCTGAACCTACTGCACCTGCTGCTGTTAGAAATGCTTATAAGAAACATAAGGATGACAATAGGGAAGCTTCATGTATCATGGTAGCTTCCATGACTCCTCAGCTTCAGCAGCAGCACATGAACATGGGGGCGTATGATATTGTACAACACCTGAGAGAGTTGTTTGAACAACAATCAAGGACGGTTAGATATGATACCTCTAAAGAATTGTTCAGGTGCAAGATGGCAGAGGGAGCACCTGTTGCTCCGCAT TTTGTTATGAACTATCAGATGAATAATCTGCAGCACACTTTGCCTCAATTGTTGAATGTGCTGAAAACTGCTGAGAAAGAAATCAAAAAGGGAAAAGGCTCTACTGGTGTGCTTGTCGTTACTTCCTCTAAGAAAAGGAAGAGGCAAGAATAG